A window of Thermosipho affectus contains these coding sequences:
- the glyA gene encoding serine hydroxymethyltransferase, producing MWENVKKVDPEIYDVILNEWERQEYGLELIASENFTSLAVIEAMGSVLTNKYAEGYPGRRYYGGCEWVDVAEKLARDRAKELFNVKYANVQPHSGSQANMGAYFAVSEPKDTIMGMSLSHGGHLTHGASVNFSGRIYNVVPYGVDPETEVINYDMVRDLAIKHKPKIIIAGGSAYSRIIDFKKFREIADEIGAYLIVDMAHFAGLVAAGLYPNPAEYAHIVTSTTHKTLRGPRGGMILTNDKEIYKAINKSIFPGIQGGPLMHVIAAKAVCFKEALTEEFKEYQKQVVKNAKKLAEELEKRGLRIVSGGTDTHLMLVDLNPLNVTGKAAEIALGKCHITVNKNTIPNETRSPFVASGIRLGTPALTTRGMKEAEMEEIAELIVTVLKNVKDEEGNVSDDIVEKVQNNVKDLCKRFPLYEGKIKL from the coding sequence GTGTGGGAAAATGTAAAGAAAGTGGATCCAGAAATATATGATGTTATTTTAAATGAATGGGAGAGACAAGAGTATGGTCTTGAACTTATTGCTTCTGAGAATTTTACATCACTTGCAGTTATTGAAGCAATGGGTAGTGTGTTAACGAATAAATATGCAGAGGGATATCCAGGTAGAAGGTATTATGGTGGTTGTGAGTGGGTGGATGTTGCGGAAAAGCTAGCAAGGGATAGGGCAAAAGAACTTTTTAATGTAAAATATGCAAATGTCCAACCGCATTCTGGATCACAAGCTAATATGGGTGCTTACTTTGCAGTTTCAGAACCTAAAGATACGATTATGGGAATGTCTCTAAGTCATGGAGGACACCTTACCCACGGTGCATCCGTTAATTTTTCAGGTAGAATATACAACGTTGTTCCGTACGGTGTTGATCCAGAAACGGAAGTTATAAATTACGATATGGTAAGAGATTTGGCAATTAAGCATAAGCCAAAAATCATTATAGCAGGTGGGAGTGCGTATTCAAGGATAATAGATTTTAAGAAATTTAGGGAAATTGCAGATGAAATCGGGGCATATTTAATTGTTGATATGGCACACTTTGCAGGGTTGGTTGCAGCGGGACTATACCCAAATCCAGCAGAATATGCACATATAGTTACAAGTACTACTCACAAAACTTTGAGAGGTCCAAGAGGTGGAATGATTTTAACAAATGATAAAGAAATTTATAAAGCGATAAATAAATCTATATTCCCTGGAATTCAAGGCGGACCTTTAATGCACGTTATTGCTGCAAAAGCTGTTTGTTTCAAAGAAGCACTAACAGAAGAGTTTAAAGAGTATCAGAAACAAGTTGTAAAAAATGCAAAAAAATTAGCAGAAGAATTGGAAAAGAGAGGACTTAGAATTGTTTCAGGAGGAACCGATACCCACTTAATGTTAGTGGATTTAAACCCACTTAACGTTACGGGAAAAGCTGCGGAAATTGCACTTGGAAAATGTCATATAACCGTGAATAAAAACACTATTCCAAATGAAACAAGATCCCCATTTGTAGCAAGTGGTATAAGACTTGGAACACCTGCTTTAACTACCAGGGGAATGAAGGAAGCGGAAATGGAGGAAATAGCAGAACTAATAGTTACCGTTTTGAAAAATGTAAAAGATGAAGAAGGAAATGTATCTGATGATATTGTTGAAAAAGTACAAAATAATGTAAAAGATTTGTGTAAAAGGTTCCCATTGTACGAAGGTAAGATAAAATTATAA
- a CDS encoding heavy-metal-associated domain-containing protein yields the protein MGKYILNVPNMSCEHCVMRISKALEEISEENFKINLEEKIVEIETNNLEKVKEKLSEIDYPISEVKEL from the coding sequence ATGGGAAAATACATTTTAAATGTACCAAATATGTCTTGTGAACACTGCGTAATGAGGATTTCAAAGGCTTTAGAAGAAATTAGTGAAGAAAATTTTAAAATTAACTTAGAAGAAAAAATCGTGGAAATTGAAACAAATAACCTTGAAAAGGTTAAAGAAAAACTTTCAGAAATTGATTATCCCATATCAGAAGTTAAAGAACTTTAA
- a CDS encoding heavy metal translocating P-type ATPase has translation MKNEEKKSFTITGMTCANCARTIEKALLKSEDVKFAAVNLATNTAFVVGENLDIEKIKKIVESVGYGITDKSPEEVEEKRYKKIKKNLFISLLLTIPLSILMITNMFFREIPYFTLIEVIFGGIVTFYAGRDTIKGAWIALTHKHTNMDTLIFFGATTAWLTSILSLFGLEIGSFGAIGSMIISFHLLGRFIESYLRDKATKEIKSLIKLQAKEARVIIEGKELMLPIEAVKEKMIILVKPGERIPVDGVIISGKSGIDESMISGESMPAKKGENDEVIGGSLNLTSPIKIKATKVGEDSFLSQMINLIKEAQGAKVPIQALADRITNWFVPVIISLAIFSGIFWYFGFETFHPFIEKASNYLPWILNTNNPVSFAIFVFVATVVIACPCALGLATPMALITGTGLSAKRGLLIRNAEAIQTMKDVKFVLMDKTGTITEGHPKVIEHNLDKETLKVIASIEKNSNHPLAKAISELTNNYIKIEKIEEIPGKGIKAFVNNTEYFVGKPQDYSNYSKILEKGYTVVEVKVNTKTHGFLAIVDPIRPDSLNAVKMLKNMGITPIMVTGDNEKTAEIVAKQVGIDKIYAQVKPQEKLDIIRKYQAKGGKVLMVGDGMNDAAALKGADVGIAIGTGTDLAIDNADIIITKEGISKIVDAIKISQLTFSVIKQNLFWAFFYNIIAIPMAMMGLLHPAIAEAAMAFSSITVILNSSKINEKRYSKSLTKN, from the coding sequence ATGAAAAATGAAGAGAAAAAATCCTTTACAATAACGGGTATGACTTGTGCAAATTGTGCACGTACAATTGAAAAGGCACTTCTAAAATCAGAAGATGTAAAATTTGCGGCGGTAAACCTTGCAACAAACACGGCATTTGTTGTGGGAGAAAATTTAGATATAGAAAAGATTAAAAAAATAGTTGAAAGTGTTGGATATGGAATAACGGATAAATCACCAGAAGAAGTTGAAGAAAAAAGATACAAAAAAATAAAGAAAAACCTATTTATATCACTTTTACTCACTATCCCCCTATCCATATTGATGATAACAAATATGTTTTTCAGGGAAATTCCGTATTTCACGTTAATAGAAGTTATCTTTGGAGGTATAGTAACATTTTATGCTGGCAGAGATACTATAAAAGGCGCGTGGATTGCGCTTACGCATAAACATACCAACATGGACACTTTGATCTTTTTTGGTGCTACCACTGCATGGTTAACATCTATACTTTCACTTTTTGGACTTGAAATAGGTTCTTTTGGAGCCATTGGAAGTATGATCATATCCTTTCACTTACTTGGAAGATTTATAGAATCCTATTTAAGGGATAAAGCCACAAAAGAAATAAAAAGTCTTATAAAACTTCAAGCAAAAGAGGCAAGAGTAATTATTGAAGGCAAAGAACTCATGCTTCCAATAGAAGCAGTTAAAGAAAAAATGATTATCCTAGTAAAACCAGGTGAGAGAATTCCTGTTGACGGTGTAATAATTTCGGGAAAATCTGGTATTGACGAATCTATGATATCTGGAGAATCTATGCCGGCTAAAAAAGGAGAAAACGATGAAGTCATAGGTGGTTCTTTAAACCTTACAAGTCCCATAAAGATAAAAGCTACAAAAGTAGGAGAAGATTCATTTCTTTCTCAAATGATAAATCTCATTAAAGAAGCGCAAGGTGCAAAAGTTCCCATCCAAGCCCTTGCAGATAGAATAACAAATTGGTTTGTACCGGTAATTATCTCCCTTGCCATATTTAGTGGTATATTCTGGTATTTTGGTTTTGAAACATTTCACCCATTTATCGAAAAAGCAAGTAATTATCTTCCATGGATTTTAAACACCAACAACCCTGTTTCTTTTGCAATATTTGTATTTGTTGCAACAGTGGTAATTGCATGTCCATGTGCATTAGGACTTGCAACCCCTATGGCATTGATAACTGGAACGGGACTTTCAGCAAAAAGGGGACTTTTAATTAGAAATGCAGAAGCTATTCAAACGATGAAAGACGTAAAATTTGTATTAATGGATAAGACTGGAACAATAACTGAAGGTCATCCAAAAGTTATAGAACACAACTTGGATAAGGAAACCTTGAAAGTAATAGCATCCATTGAAAAAAACTCAAATCATCCCCTTGCAAAAGCAATATCTGAGCTCACCAATAACTACATCAAAATAGAAAAAATTGAAGAAATACCCGGTAAAGGTATCAAAGCCTTTGTAAATAACACAGAATATTTTGTGGGAAAACCACAAGATTATTCAAATTATTCAAAAATATTGGAAAAAGGATATACAGTTGTCGAAGTAAAAGTCAACACCAAAACACATGGATTTCTGGCAATTGTTGATCCAATAAGGCCTGATTCTCTTAACGCAGTTAAGATGTTGAAAAACATGGGAATTACACCTATCATGGTCACAGGAGATAACGAAAAAACAGCTGAGATTGTCGCAAAACAGGTGGGTATTGATAAAATTTATGCACAAGTTAAACCACAAGAAAAATTGGATATAATCAGAAAATACCAAGCAAAAGGTGGAAAAGTTTTAATGGTTGGAGATGGCATGAATGATGCCGCGGCACTAAAAGGTGCAGATGTAGGAATAGCAATAGGTACAGGTACGGATCTTGCAATTGATAACGCAGATATAATAATTACAAAAGAAGGAATTTCAAAGATAGTGGACGCAATAAAAATTTCACAGTTAACATTCAGTGTAATAAAACAAAACTTATTCTGGGCGTTTTTCTATAATATAATAGCAATACCAATGGCAATGATGGGGTTACTCCATCCCGCCATAGCAGAAGCTGCAATGGCATTTAGTTCTATAACTGTTATATTAAATTCCTCAAAAATCAACGAAAAAAGATACTCAAAATCATTAACTAAGAATTGA
- a CDS encoding multidrug transporter, with protein MSKKSSIVAKGVTLIGIGVGFILLKYSPYYFVASIMIGIGAGFLIGAILDRDN; from the coding sequence ATGTCAAAGAAAAGTTCTATTGTTGCAAAGGGAGTAACCTTAATAGGTATTGGTGTGGGGTTTATATTGCTTAAATACTCACCATATTATTTTGTTGCATCAATTATGATTGGAATTGGAGCGGGCTTTCTTATAGGTGCTATTTTAGATAGGGATAATTAA
- a CDS encoding alpha/beta hydrolase, with amino-acid sequence MYFVSSYDVNPNVIKKEKGKVLLQSNYPCEHKESSRLPLYLYESKNKIKGVLLFIHGLGTNNLKYLKWFPRNFSEFGYNSALMVLPYHFERTPKGYKSGQLFLSTTDNPTLRSRFEHAVVDVLTSLNYLKKVYGRDIYLMGFSFGGMVSTIAASFDRDIKGLSLCVTGGNFYYITWKSFVTKVLRVQYEQNKECNPQKCADYHGKEFLEYISNLKTPAIEIDSAPIACYEYDPIVFAKFVTAPVIMFKALFDVFIPKKSTVELFNSFGSLKKEIHSLPSGHLSSYIFRKRILKLTMRFFEN; translated from the coding sequence ATGTATTTTGTAAGTTCATATGATGTAAATCCAAATGTGATTAAAAAAGAGAAAGGTAAGGTTCTATTACAGTCAAATTATCCATGTGAACATAAAGAATCTTCAAGATTACCTTTATACTTGTACGAATCGAAAAATAAAATAAAGGGTGTGCTTTTATTTATCCATGGGCTTGGAACAAATAATTTAAAGTATTTAAAGTGGTTTCCAAGGAATTTTTCAGAGTTTGGATATAATTCCGCATTAATGGTTTTACCTTATCATTTTGAGAGAACACCTAAAGGTTATAAAAGTGGGCAGTTATTTCTTTCAACAACGGACAATCCAACTCTTAGATCACGTTTTGAACATGCAGTTGTAGATGTATTAACATCTCTAAATTATCTAAAGAAAGTATATGGTAGAGATATATACCTCATGGGATTTAGTTTTGGTGGAATGGTTTCTACAATAGCCGCAAGTTTTGATAGGGACATTAAGGGACTTTCGCTATGTGTAACAGGTGGAAATTTTTATTATATAACTTGGAAAAGTTTCGTAACAAAGGTTTTAAGAGTTCAATACGAGCAAAACAAAGAATGCAATCCGCAAAAATGTGCAGATTATCACGGCAAAGAATTTCTAGAATATATCTCAAATTTAAAAACTCCTGCTATTGAAATAGACTCAGCTCCCATTGCATGTTATGAATATGATCCAATTGTATTTGCGAAATTTGTTACAGCACCGGTTATAATGTTTAAGGCGCTCTTTGATGTGTTTATTCCTAAAAAATCTACTGTTGAACTTTTTAATAGTTTTGGCAGTTTAAAAAAAGAAATACATAGCTTACCAAGTGGACATCTTTCGTCGTATATATTTAGAAAACGCATATTAAAACTTACAATGCGTTTTTTTGAAAATTAA
- a CDS encoding NAD(P)H-dependent flavin oxidoreductase encodes MNKIPTLKIGELEAKIPIIQGGMSVGISLSGLASAVANEGGIGVIGAAGIGMFEEDFDTNEKEANKRALKKEIRKARKMTKGIIGVNIMVALSDFNELLITAIQEGIDIVFMGAGLPLNLPKLSLEKIKTKFAPIVSSARAAKTIFNYWSKHYNHIPDALVVEGPLAGGHLGFKKEQINDPKYSLEKILPEVISTIKPFEQKFRKQIPVIAAGGIYTGKDIYKFIKMGASGVQMATRFVATHECDADIKFKEAYIKCKKEDLIIIDSPVGLPGRAIKSEFLEKVSNGFKKPIKCLWKCLKTCDFRKAPYCIAHALTNAKKGILSEGFAFAGANAYRIEKITSVKELIESLLKEYQEAF; translated from the coding sequence ATGAATAAAATTCCAACACTAAAAATAGGGGAACTTGAAGCAAAAATCCCAATTATACAAGGGGGGATGAGTGTAGGAATTTCCTTATCAGGACTAGCATCAGCTGTGGCAAACGAAGGTGGTATTGGTGTCATTGGAGCTGCCGGGATAGGTATGTTCGAAGAAGATTTTGACACAAACGAAAAGGAAGCAAATAAAAGAGCACTAAAAAAGGAAATAAGAAAAGCAAGAAAAATGACAAAGGGGATAATTGGTGTAAATATAATGGTTGCACTTTCAGATTTCAATGAATTATTGATAACCGCTATACAAGAAGGAATAGATATTGTATTCATGGGAGCAGGATTACCTTTAAACTTACCAAAATTATCCTTGGAGAAAATTAAAACAAAATTTGCACCTATAGTTTCTTCCGCAAGAGCAGCCAAAACAATTTTCAACTACTGGTCCAAACATTACAACCACATACCAGACGCACTAGTGGTGGAAGGACCACTTGCCGGAGGACATCTTGGTTTTAAAAAAGAACAAATAAATGATCCAAAATACTCTCTGGAAAAAATTCTTCCAGAAGTTATATCTACAATAAAACCTTTCGAACAAAAATTTAGAAAACAAATACCGGTAATTGCAGCTGGGGGAATTTACACGGGAAAAGATATTTATAAATTCATAAAAATGGGAGCAAGTGGAGTACAAATGGCTACAAGATTTGTCGCAACACACGAATGTGACGCCGATATAAAATTCAAAGAAGCTTACATAAAATGTAAAAAAGAAGATCTAATAATAATCGATAGTCCTGTTGGACTCCCAGGTAGAGCTATAAAAAGTGAGTTTCTTGAAAAAGTATCAAATGGATTCAAAAAACCAATAAAATGCTTGTGGAAATGTCTTAAAACCTGCGACTTTAGAAAAGCACCGTATTGCATTGCACATGCTTTAACAAACGCAAAAAAAGGAATATTAAGTGAAGGTTTTGCATTTGCCGGTGCTAATGCCTATAGAATAGAAAAAATAACATCTGTAAAAGAATTAATAGAATCACTTTTAAAAGAATATCAAGAGGCTTTTTAA
- a CDS encoding LbetaH domain-containing protein — translation MRRLLKKMFIVFSKIVLPMFFDKKYLRGRWFENSVKGWSWAWRSVWFQKILGFNRNVPWPVSHQIVVNRSEDIVFDVNDLNNFQRFGNYFQAGYGKIIIGKGTLIAPNVGIITGNHNPCNLEKHLPGKDVIIGEKCWIGMNKD, via the coding sequence ATGAGAAGATTGTTAAAAAAGATGTTTATAGTATTTTCCAAAATTGTATTGCCGATGTTTTTTGATAAAAAATATTTAAGAGGAAGATGGTTTGAAAATTCAGTTAAGGGATGGAGTTGGGCTTGGAGAAGTGTTTGGTTTCAGAAAATATTGGGATTTAATAGAAATGTTCCATGGCCAGTTTCTCATCAAATAGTTGTAAATAGATCCGAGGATATAGTTTTTGATGTTAACGATTTGAATAATTTCCAGAGATTTGGAAATTATTTTCAAGCTGGTTATGGAAAAATAATAATAGGAAAAGGTACATTAATTGCTCCAAATGTAGGTATAATTACGGGAAATCATAATCCATGTAATTTAGAAAAACATTTACCTGGAAAAGATGTGATAATTGGTGAGAAATGTTGGATAGGAATGAATAAAGACTAA
- a CDS encoding oligosaccharide flippase family protein: MSVKKSSSILFISKVIKTVFDIASIMLLSRLLFVSDYGIYKQLMLSSQLVISIMILGVPNSALYYLSNKRKKEYLVNLYFTLFFLSILVIIVSPFLAMLFDMNFKVDFFRKNIFIVALIYSLGIFSSASENILVALNKIKSLVIYTIAPTVYWFIGLLFLLFYGKYTIYMIFVLFIFRYVLNIVLLILPTWGEIKFEYTNLKRIKDILIFGIPIGFSTILGMLNKNVDKLVVGYFVDNVNFAIFSNGAYEIPFSSLLTSSLFTVLIPELKRLNDLKNISSIKTLWNRAGNVMIPIMVSLASSLIFFAKPFVLFIFSEKYLASVPYFRIYQTILYFRIYVYGSIFVATKNSRIFLFNAIYSLIFNIAMDIFLIMKIGPIGAVIATVLTTVFLVILQLINIKNILKIKFSETFPWFNWIKSIIVSLMISGSLYVLYDITSSGVFVGLLFMFFSFVLSFFILSYMVNNEVLNYIVYVLKKLTSK; encoded by the coding sequence GTGTCTGTAAAAAAATCTAGTTCTATTTTGTTTATTTCGAAAGTTATAAAAACTGTATTTGATATAGCTTCAATAATGCTTTTATCTCGATTGTTGTTTGTGTCAGATTACGGTATATACAAGCAACTTATGCTTTCTAGTCAACTAGTTATTAGTATTATGATTTTGGGAGTTCCAAATTCAGCTTTGTATTATTTGTCTAACAAAAGAAAGAAAGAATATTTGGTAAATTTATATTTTACGTTATTTTTTCTTTCGATTTTGGTAATAATAGTTTCTCCGTTTTTGGCAATGTTGTTTGACATGAATTTTAAAGTGGACTTCTTTAGGAAAAATATTTTCATTGTAGCTTTGATTTATTCGTTGGGAATTTTTTCTTCTGCATCTGAAAATATATTGGTTGCTTTAAACAAAATAAAAAGTTTGGTAATTTACACCATTGCGCCTACTGTTTATTGGTTTATTGGGTTGTTATTTTTATTGTTTTACGGCAAGTATACAATATACATGATTTTTGTGCTTTTTATTTTTAGGTATGTTTTAAATATTGTTTTATTGATACTCCCAACTTGGGGAGAAATAAAGTTTGAATATACAAATTTAAAAAGAATTAAAGATATTCTGATTTTTGGTATTCCTATAGGTTTTTCAACAATTTTAGGGATGTTAAATAAGAATGTTGATAAGTTGGTGGTTGGTTATTTTGTCGATAACGTAAATTTCGCTATTTTTTCAAATGGAGCATACGAGATTCCTTTTTCATCCCTTTTAACTTCCTCACTTTTTACTGTTTTGATACCTGAATTAAAGAGATTAAATGACTTAAAAAATATTTCAAGCATAAAAACATTGTGGAATCGTGCGGGAAACGTAATGATTCCAATAATGGTTTCTCTTGCTAGCTCATTAATATTTTTTGCTAAACCTTTTGTGTTGTTTATTTTTTCGGAAAAGTATTTAGCATCTGTTCCATATTTTAGAATTTATCAAACTATACTATATTTTAGAATATACGTATATGGATCCATTTTTGTTGCAACTAAAAATAGTAGGATATTTTTATTTAATGCCATTTATTCGTTGATTTTTAACATTGCAATGGACATATTTTTAATTATGAAAATTGGCCCAATTGGTGCTGTTATTGCAACTGTTTTAACAACGGTATTTTTAGTTATTTTACAGTTAATTAATATAAAAAATATATTAAAAATAAAGTTTTCAGAAACGTTTCCTTGGTTTAATTGGATTAAGTCGATAATTGTATCTTTGATGATAAGCGGTAGTTTATATGTACTTTATGATATTACTTCTAGTGGGGTTTTTGTAGGATTATTATTTATGTTTTTTTCGTTTGTACTTTCGTTTTTTATTTTGTCGTATATGGTAAATAATGAAGTTTTGAATTACATAGTATATGTTTTAAAAAAACTGACAAGTAAATAA
- a CDS encoding glycosyltransferase, translating into MKIFIIGYTHVKDDKRVFKTVELLSRKHEVIYQYLSTNKEESYRKNNITYIPLKISNTLGRRTRFENIKNLVKFDKKIINLIKNVEYDILYLHYFLVMFPLKAFKIAKRKGKTVVYDVHEYHPENHLKNFKGIKKTLKENFMWYILRKQFFLSDKLIFVSKEMQLDMFKKTDVKKPYLIVPNYANILLKSKKAKEIAFVGKTPRNIRFEKEIIKKLFSFGFSFKIIGMDSEYFKDIPHEYTSFLPYEKMMKELSMASFSLISYKSFGSETKNYQYSFPHKFFDSIAANTPVIVNERFISMSKEVEKHGLGVIINPENVEKSVDKIVNAYENYEVILKNIEKYKKLYVWDKEKEENFVNFVTK; encoded by the coding sequence GTGAAGATTTTTATTATAGGATATACTCATGTAAAAGATGATAAAAGAGTTTTTAAAACAGTTGAATTATTATCAAGAAAACACGAAGTTATTTATCAGTATCTTTCAACTAATAAAGAGGAAAGTTATAGAAAGAACAATATAACTTATATTCCTTTGAAAATTTCAAATACACTTGGGCGAAGAACAAGGTTTGAAAATATCAAGAATTTAGTTAAATTTGATAAAAAAATAATAAACCTTATAAAAAATGTAGAGTATGATATATTATATCTTCACTATTTTTTAGTTATGTTTCCTTTAAAGGCTTTTAAAATAGCAAAAAGGAAGGGTAAGACAGTAGTATATGATGTACATGAATATCATCCAGAAAATCACCTTAAAAATTTCAAAGGGATAAAAAAAACTTTAAAAGAGAATTTTATGTGGTATATTTTGAGAAAACAATTTTTTTTGTCTGATAAATTGATTTTTGTATCTAAAGAAATGCAATTGGACATGTTTAAAAAAACAGATGTTAAAAAACCCTATTTGATAGTACCAAACTATGCTAATATTTTGTTAAAATCAAAAAAAGCAAAAGAGATAGCATTTGTTGGTAAAACACCAAGAAACATTAGATTTGAAAAAGAGATAATAAAGAAACTATTTTCGTTCGGTTTTAGTTTTAAAATTATAGGTATGGATTCAGAATATTTTAAAGATATTCCACATGAGTATACGTCGTTTTTACCTTATGAAAAGATGATGAAAGAATTATCAATGGCTTCATTTTCTTTAATTTCATACAAATCGTTTGGGAGTGAAACAAAGAATTATCAGTATTCTTTTCCTCACAAATTTTTTGACTCTATAGCGGCGAATACACCAGTTATCGTAAATGAGAGGTTTATATCAATGTCTAAGGAAGTAGAAAAACATGGTTTAGGAGTAATAATAAATCCGGAAAATGTGGAAAAGTCCGTGGATAAAATAGTTAATGCATATGAAAATTATGAGGTTATTTTGAAAAATATAGAAAAGTATAAAAAGTTATATGTTTGGGATAAAGAAAAAGAAGAAAATTTTGTTAATTTTGTTACTAAATAA
- a CDS encoding glycosyltransferase, whose amino-acid sequence MELIFIALDIRDDASAIGPSMKIRQQCEAFENNGFNVHELIVKNNSLYIRNKGEMKKIYEFSYRDILKREENIILRKLKFVRRLNRIFNVLIKYVESEKIEFAYVRNLLPWNYLSIKFIKQLKKLTKFVILDVPTYPYKKELSKINLVIDNIFNRFVGKNINLVVTTADIEKIYGVRTIKITNGIDVKKYKLKKNIKKDGEFHLIGVANVSLWHGYDRVINGLYEYYKNDPRIKVIFHVVGEGKELNNLKKLTEEKKLNSYVIFHGFKTGDELDNLYDISDVAVGSLGLHRIGLLKSSVLKVREYCARGIPFIISSYDEDFDKEFEFMLKFPSDETPIEIEEILKFYERIKSKNYSLFMRKYAEEHLSWNNKMGKLLKEIK is encoded by the coding sequence ATGGAGTTAATATTTATAGCTCTTGACATTAGAGATGATGCTTCAGCAATTGGACCTTCTATGAAGATAAGGCAACAATGTGAAGCTTTCGAAAATAATGGTTTTAATGTTCATGAGTTAATAGTGAAAAATAATTCTTTGTATATCAGAAATAAGGGAGAGATGAAAAAAATATATGAATTTAGTTATAGAGATATTTTGAAAAGGGAAGAAAATATTATCTTAAGAAAATTAAAGTTTGTTCGTAGGTTGAACCGTATTTTTAATGTTTTGATAAAATATGTAGAAAGTGAAAAAATTGAATTTGCATACGTTAGAAATCTTCTTCCTTGGAATTATCTTTCGATAAAGTTTATAAAGCAATTAAAAAAATTAACAAAATTTGTTATTTTAGATGTCCCTACATATCCTTACAAAAAAGAACTTTCAAAGATTAATTTGGTAATTGATAATATATTTAATAGATTTGTTGGAAAAAATATAAATTTAGTTGTAACTACAGCCGATATTGAGAAAATATATGGAGTGAGAACAATTAAAATAACAAATGGAATAGATGTCAAAAAATATAAACTGAAGAAGAACATAAAAAAAGATGGCGAGTTTCATTTAATAGGTGTAGCAAATGTTTCATTATGGCATGGATATGATAGGGTAATAAACGGTCTTTATGAATATTACAAAAATGATCCGAGAATAAAAGTTATCTTTCATGTTGTAGGAGAAGGAAAAGAACTTAATAATTTAAAAAAATTAACAGAAGAAAAAAAGTTAAATTCATACGTTATATTTCATGGATTTAAAACAGGGGATGAATTAGATAATTTGTATGATATTAGTGATGTAGCAGTAGGTTCGTTGGGATTACATAGAATAGGACTTTTAAAATCCAGTGTTTTGAAGGTAAGAGAGTATTGTGCAAGGGGGATACCTTTTATCATTTCGTCATATGATGAAGACTTTGATAAAGAATTTGAATTTATGTTAAAATTTCCATCCGACGAAACCCCAATAGAGATAGAAGAAATATTAAAGTTTTATGAAAGGATTAAAAGTAAAAACTATAGCCTGTTTATGAGAAAATATGCTGAAGAACATTTAAGTTGGAATAATAAAATGGGAAAATTATTAAAAGAAATAAAATAG